From one Agathobaculum sp. NTUH-O15-33 genomic stretch:
- the rpsQ gene encoding 30S ribosomal protein S17, producing the protein MSERALRKTRVGKVVSDKMDKTIVVAVEDRVQHPLYKKVIPHTFKLKAHDENNECKIGDKVKVMETRPLSKDKRWRLVEVIEKAK; encoded by the coding sequence TTGAGCGAAAGAGCATTACGCAAGACCCGTGTGGGCAAGGTCGTATCCGACAAGATGGACAAGACCATCGTTGTCGCGGTAGAGGATCGCGTGCAGCATCCTCTTTATAAGAAGGTTATTCCGCATACCTTTAAGCTGAAGGCGCACGACGAGAACAACGAGTGCAAGATCGGTGATAAGGTTAAGGTCATGGAGACCCGCCCGCTTTCCAAGGATAAGCGCTGGCGTTTGGTCGAAGTGATCGAGAAGGCTAAGTAA